Part of the Pseudomonas sp. Leaf58 genome is shown below.
ACTATCGGCAGCACCTATGCCTTGATCGCCATCGGCTACACCATGGTGTACGGCATCATTGGCATGATCAACTTCGCCCACGGCGAGGTGTACATGATCGGTTCCTACGTGGCCTTCATCGCCCTGGCGGGCCTGGCCATGATGGGTATCCATTCGCTGCCGATCCTCATGACCGTCGCTTTCGTCGCGACGATTTTCGTCACCAGTGCCTATGGCTACAGCATCGAACGGGTTGCCTACCGCCCCCTGCGCAACAGCAACCGCTTGATCCCGCTGATCTCCGCCATCGGCATGTCGATCTTCCTGCAGAACACCGTCTTGCTGTCGCAAGACTCCAAGGACAAGTCCATCCCCAACCTGATCCCCGGCAGCTTCTCGTTCGGGCCAGGCGGTGCCGAAGAAGTCCTTATCAGCTACATGCAGATCCTGGTGTTCGTCGTCACCCTGGTGGCCATGACCCTGCTCACCCTGTTCATCTCCCGTTCTCGCCTGGGCCGCGCCTGCC
Proteins encoded:
- the livH gene encoding high-affinity branched-chain amino acid ABC transporter permease LivH; this encodes MPEIYHFFQQLVNGLTIGSTYALIAIGYTMVYGIIGMINFAHGEVYMIGSYVAFIALAGLAMMGIHSLPILMTVAFVATIFVTSAYGYSIERVAYRPLRNSNRLIPLISAIGMSIFLQNTVLLSQDSKDKSIPNLIPGSFSFGPGGAEEVLISYMQILVFVVTLVAMTLLTLFISRSRLGRACRACAEDIKMANLLGINTNNIIALTFVIGAALAAVAAVLLSMQYGVINPNAGFLVGLKAFTAAVLGGIGSIPGAMLGGLVLGVAEAFGADIFGDQYKDVVAFGLLVLVLLFRPTGILGRPEVEKV